The following are from one region of the Chromobacterium phragmitis genome:
- a CDS encoding endonuclease/exonuclease/phosphatase family protein has translation MKSITICTYNIHKGMSPLNRHVRVGGMAEALAELSPDMLFLQEVQGKNLERALRHQIWPAQPQHHYLAGRLAHRAVYGLNASYGHGHHGNALLTRFHVREWCNRDISVNRFESRGVLQCLLQPDGWPQPVVALCGHFNLLAFDRRRQYRGLADYVRQGIADHLPLILAGDFNDWRCEASALLRQELGLEEAFLTLHGRHAQSFPARMPMLALDRIYVRGLKVESARVLGGRPWSGLSDHLPLCAEIRPLWRWP, from the coding sequence ATGAAAAGTATCACGATATGCACTTATAACATCCACAAGGGCATGTCCCCGCTGAACCGGCATGTGCGGGTGGGCGGGATGGCCGAGGCTTTGGCTGAGCTGTCGCCGGACATGCTGTTTCTGCAGGAGGTGCAGGGCAAAAATCTGGAGCGGGCTTTGCGCCATCAGATCTGGCCCGCTCAGCCGCAGCACCACTATTTGGCGGGACGGCTGGCGCATCGCGCGGTGTACGGGCTGAATGCCAGTTATGGCCATGGTCACCATGGCAATGCCTTGCTGACGCGGTTTCACGTTCGAGAGTGGTGCAATCGCGATATTTCGGTCAATCGTTTCGAAAGCAGGGGCGTGCTGCAATGCCTGTTGCAGCCGGATGGCTGGCCACAGCCGGTGGTGGCGCTGTGCGGCCATTTCAATTTGCTGGCCTTCGATCGGCGCAGGCAATACCGCGGCTTGGCCGATTATGTGCGGCAGGGCATAGCGGACCATCTGCCTTTGATCCTGGCCGGGGACTTCAACGACTGGCGCTGCGAGGCCAGCGCGTTGCTGCGGCAGGAGCTGGGCTTGGAGGAGGCGTTCCTGACGCTGCATGGACGCCATGCGCAAAGCTTTCCGGCGCGGATGCCGATGCTGGCGTTGGACCGCATCTACGTGCGCGGCTTGAAGGTGGAGTCGGCCAGGGTGCTAGGCGGCCGGCCATGGTCCGGCTTGTCTGACCATTTGCCGCTGTGCGCGGAGATCCGGCCGTTGTGGCGGTGGCCATAA
- a CDS encoding RICIN domain-containing protein produces MEQRYVIRSTQDNRYCIGVIDDTNGGKVVLAKYERGGTTRTRWTLDTFTGLIRLASSEQLVLDATPQSQGTQLTVTNYQFGKKSQTWDWVKKPQTIINSGNGMVVDNQGAVVELGNPIILWTDHNGSNQHWEFQVVEVALFKTVAEEEAAGAK; encoded by the coding sequence ATGGAACAGCGTTACGTCATCCGTTCCACTCAAGACAACCGCTACTGCATCGGCGTTATCGACGACACCAATGGCGGCAAAGTCGTGCTGGCCAAGTATGAAAGGGGCGGCACCACCCGCACCCGCTGGACGCTCGACACCTTCACCGGCCTCATCCGGCTGGCCTCGTCGGAACAGCTGGTGCTGGACGCCACGCCCCAGTCGCAAGGCACCCAGCTGACCGTCACCAACTACCAGTTCGGCAAGAAGAGCCAAACCTGGGACTGGGTGAAGAAGCCGCAAACCATCATCAACAGCGGCAACGGCATGGTGGTGGACAACCAGGGCGCAGTCGTGGAGCTGGGCAACCCCATCATCCTGTGGACCGACCACAATGGCTCGAATCAGCACTGGGAATTCCAGGTGGTGGAGGTGGCGCTGTTCAAGACCGTAGCCGAGGAAGAGGCCGCTGGAGCAAAATAA